The following coding sequences are from one Carcharodon carcharias isolate sCarCar2 chromosome 13, sCarCar2.pri, whole genome shotgun sequence window:
- the gatc gene encoding glutamyl-tRNA(Gln) amidotransferase subunit C, mitochondrial → MWSFTWRAAQSVPLSRRLRPNQAVNPRATVWERPPGGAGIEEPEPEPEPGPVFGRSKVPQSPSWQPIEDRELPEVSMEMIDHLERLALIDFRNQEGVERLADAIQFANQLHVVDTEGVEPMDSVLEDRPLYLRADMVTEGYCAEVILSNAKHVVEEYLVAPPGNIPLPKKEERDSLLQHSNW, encoded by the exons ATGTGGAGCTTCACCTGGAGAGCCGCTCAGTCGGTGCCGCTGTCCCGGCGGCTGAGGCCTAACCAAGCGGTGAATCCTCGGGCTACCGTTTGGGAGAGGCCGCCTGGCGGCGCTGGGATTGAGGAGCCGGAGCCGGAGCCGGAGCCGGGCCCTGTCTTTGGCCGGAGTAAG GTGCCTCAGAGTCCATCCTGGCAGCCCATTGAGGACAGAGAGCTACCAGAG GTATCCATGGAGATGATTGACCACCTGGAACGATTGGCACTCATTGATTTTCGGAACCAGGAGGGTGTAGAAAGGCTGGCAGATGCCATACAGTTTGCCAACCAATTGCATGTTGTtgacactgagggtgtggagcccaTGGATTCGGTGCTGGAGGACAG GCCATTGTATTTGCGTGCAGACATGGTCACAGAAGGTTACTGTGCTGAGGTGATCCTGAGCAATGCAAAGCATGTTGTAGAGGAATACCTTGTAGCACCTCCAG GCAATATTCCACTGCcaaagaaagaagagagagacagtctcCTCCAGCATTCTAACTGGTGA